A window of the Tunturibacter empetritectus genome harbors these coding sequences:
- a CDS encoding PIN domain-containing protein, with amino-acid sequence MKYLLDTDLVSQYTKRPPDPRVDAWVQRTDDSDLYICGITYAELWYGINLLPPGKRRSELESWIEDDLYMQFFNRVVGFSLDVARRYGSLMARAKKNGHNPSSMDVLIAATAAANGMAVATLNRKDFEKLGVELVEF; translated from the coding sequence TTGAAGTACCTTCTCGATACCGATTTGGTGTCACAGTATACCAAGCGGCCTCCGGACCCTCGCGTTGATGCCTGGGTGCAGCGCACGGACGACAGCGACCTCTACATCTGCGGCATCACCTACGCCGAACTGTGGTACGGCATCAACCTTCTTCCTCCGGGCAAGCGACGGTCGGAGTTGGAAAGCTGGATCGAGGACGACCTCTACATGCAGTTCTTCAACCGTGTCGTCGGTTTTAGTCTCGATGTCGCGAGGCGCTACGGAAGCCTGATGGCGCGTGCGAAGAAAAATGGCCACAATCCAAGCTCGATGGATGTCCTGATCGCAGCAACCGCCGCAGCAAATGGAATGGCCGTTGCAACACTGAACCGCAAGGATTTCGAGAAGCTTGGGGTGGAGTTAGTGGAGTTTTAG
- a CDS encoding abortive infection family protein, which produces MEYKIPVPLVAVIADVFSNHYTHTEIDSRFFAAGFPADVPVGNKQQKCHAWLLRANQQDEAPLLMVGRLIEELMETVPPPTLGGGESPLEAHRARISAQLSALGLCYQTGGHILQLGTSAASRTLQQIVHDRDLKGVHLEFDLIFANLESDPAAAVTASCALLEALFKTYIADEKLTLPSDQSILPLWKVVRSHLQLDPADMQDDGLKKILSGLASIVDGIASLRTKRGSAHGHDGRTSFRLEPRHARLASHGAFTLATFFIEVAETKKRRK; this is translated from the coding sequence TTGGAATATAAAATCCCTGTCCCGCTCGTCGCTGTGATTGCGGATGTATTCAGTAACCACTACACCCACACTGAAATAGACTCCCGCTTTTTCGCTGCTGGGTTCCCCGCTGATGTGCCAGTGGGAAATAAGCAGCAAAAGTGCCACGCATGGCTATTGCGCGCGAATCAGCAGGATGAAGCACCATTATTGATGGTTGGTCGTTTGATTGAAGAACTAATGGAGACGGTACCTCCTCCGACTTTGGGCGGCGGAGAAAGTCCGTTAGAAGCTCATCGCGCAAGAATTTCCGCTCAATTGAGTGCTCTCGGGCTGTGCTATCAGACAGGTGGACACATTCTTCAATTGGGGACAAGTGCTGCGAGCCGGACTTTGCAGCAGATTGTGCATGATCGCGATCTCAAGGGCGTTCATTTAGAATTTGATCTCATCTTCGCGAACTTAGAAAGTGATCCAGCAGCAGCTGTAACTGCGTCTTGTGCGCTCTTAGAAGCACTATTCAAAACATACATCGCAGACGAGAAACTCACTCTTCCGTCTGACCAAAGCATCTTGCCACTATGGAAGGTTGTCAGGAGTCATTTGCAGCTTGATCCAGCGGATATGCAGGATGATGGCTTGAAGAAAATCCTGAGTGGTTTGGCATCAATCGTTGACGGGATTGCATCGCTTCGGACAAAGCGGGGTTCGGCCCATGGACACGACGGACGAACGAGCTTCCGCTTGGAACCGCGTCATGCACGTCTTGCATCACACGGTGCGTTTACCCTGGCAACGTTTTTCATTGAAGTCGCCGAGACGAAGAAAAGGCGGAAATAA
- a CDS encoding radical SAM protein, which translates to MPKAKIAEKALTYGAKAGWAVFNKLNSFSPNASFTPKWSDKPLLKSYQKEKPPLGWPRTTDSLCPKCIPEIRQQIVDGKLPHEILLNEKVGEIKAQIIERNGEILMVKDCPIHGHFEDLMSIDTAFFKHLEEVFPGRDIRAHNDEKLHNHGTSTVTHGRGSVLTIDLTNRCNMMCDPCFMDANQVGFVHELTWDEIKTMLDNAVTIKPKRQMSVQFSGGEPTLSPYFLDAVSYARKVGYTSVQAATNGIEFAKSKEFAKAAAEAGLRYAYLQFDGIGNAPNSHRKVGNAFDVKLQAIHNLHEAGVDIVPVTCIINGINNEQVGRIIEFALDNPKKINFLSFQPVSFTGRDEDISDERRMAQRYTLSHLAHDVKNQTGLGEPTRDWFPISFMSTFSDWADLVHGPDRDWGQLSCGCHPNCGISMALMIDKETKEAVPVTAFINADRLAKDVARINDAARGKWLSIIGVTLALLRNYKPEAAPTHFKIKDLLQKFDKSFGATGRSYGKVTADRTMADIEKRRGDRWNFLFIAGMWFQDLFNYDFRRTEQCIIPYATQEGEISFCAYNTGVGWRNIIEKMHMTSTLTKWYEEHGRHEIFAGGKKVGLEAEMKYDLVLNDEHVNAAANDTFDKSGIAKNSREEKIRARDAKIKQDAENAKMAKLYRKEILQEPDAPAGFISIGEIKAAPAPKVEETVSGD; encoded by the coding sequence ATGCCGAAGGCCAAAATAGCGGAAAAAGCTCTCACGTATGGAGCAAAAGCAGGTTGGGCAGTATTCAACAAGCTGAACTCATTCAGCCCCAACGCCAGCTTCACCCCAAAGTGGAGCGACAAGCCGCTTCTCAAGAGCTATCAGAAAGAGAAGCCGCCCCTCGGCTGGCCCCGCACCACTGACTCCCTCTGTCCGAAGTGCATTCCGGAGATTCGTCAGCAGATCGTTGACGGCAAGCTGCCTCACGAGATCCTGCTCAATGAGAAGGTTGGCGAGATCAAGGCGCAGATCATCGAGCGCAACGGCGAGATTCTGATGGTCAAGGATTGCCCCATTCATGGCCACTTTGAAGACCTGATGTCGATCGACACCGCCTTCTTCAAGCATCTCGAAGAGGTCTTCCCCGGCCGCGATATTCGCGCCCACAATGACGAGAAGCTGCACAACCACGGCACCTCCACTGTGACGCACGGCCGCGGTTCGGTTCTCACCATCGATCTCACCAACCGTTGCAACATGATGTGCGATCCCTGCTTCATGGACGCCAATCAGGTCGGCTTCGTCCACGAACTGACGTGGGACGAGATCAAGACCATGCTCGACAACGCGGTCACTATCAAGCCCAAGCGTCAGATGTCGGTTCAGTTCTCCGGTGGCGAGCCGACGCTCAGCCCGTACTTCCTTGACGCCGTCTCCTACGCCCGTAAGGTTGGTTACACCTCCGTGCAGGCCGCAACCAATGGCATTGAGTTCGCCAAGTCGAAGGAGTTCGCCAAGGCCGCTGCTGAAGCCGGTCTCCGTTACGCTTACCTCCAGTTCGATGGCATCGGCAACGCGCCGAACTCGCACCGCAAGGTCGGCAACGCGTTCGACGTCAAACTCCAGGCCATCCATAACCTGCATGAGGCCGGTGTGGACATCGTCCCTGTCACCTGCATCATCAACGGCATTAACAACGAGCAGGTCGGCCGCATCATCGAGTTCGCGCTCGACAACCCGAAGAAAATCAACTTCCTCTCCTTCCAGCCTGTCAGCTTCACCGGCCGCGACGAAGACATCTCGGACGAGCGCCGCATGGCACAGCGCTACACGCTGTCGCACCTCGCCCACGACGTCAAAAATCAGACCGGCCTCGGCGAACCGACGCGCGATTGGTTCCCCATCTCCTTCATGTCCACCTTCTCGGACTGGGCCGACCTCGTCCACGGACCCGACCGCGACTGGGGCCAGCTCTCGTGCGGCTGCCACCCGAACTGCGGTATCTCGATGGCCCTGATGATCGACAAGGAGACCAAGGAAGCAGTTCCCGTCACCGCGTTCATCAACGCAGACCGCCTTGCGAAGGACGTCGCACGCATCAACGACGCCGCCCGCGGAAAGTGGCTCTCGATCATCGGCGTTACGCTCGCGCTGCTTCGCAACTATAAGCCCGAGGCCGCACCGACCCATTTCAAGATCAAGGACCTGCTGCAAAAGTTCGACAAGAGCTTCGGCGCGACCGGCCGTAGCTACGGCAAGGTCACTGCAGACCGCACCATGGCTGACATCGAGAAGCGCCGCGGCGACCGTTGGAACTTCCTCTTCATCGCCGGCATGTGGTTCCAGGATCTCTTCAACTACGACTTCCGCCGCACCGAGCAGTGCATCATCCCCTACGCCACACAAGAGGGTGAGATCAGCTTCTGCGCGTACAACACCGGCGTGGGTTGGCGCAACATCATCGAGAAGATGCACATGACCTCCACCCTCACCAAGTGGTACGAGGAGCATGGCCGTCACGAGATCTTCGCCGGCGGTAAGAAGGTCGGTCTCGAAGCCGAGATGAAGTACGACCTTGTCCTCAACGACGAGCATGTCAACGCCGCCGCCAACGACACCTTCGACAAGTCCGGGATCGCGAAGAACTCTCGCGAAGAGAAGATCCGCGCACGTGATGCGAAGATCAAGCAGGACGCCGAAAATGCCAAGATGGCCAAGCTCTACCGCAAGGAGATTCTGCAAGAGCCCGACGCTCCTGCTGGCTTCATCTCTATCGGCGAGATCAAAGCCGCTCCGGCGCCCAAGGTCGAAGAGACCGTCTCCGGCGACTGA
- a CDS encoding type II toxin-antitoxin system Phd/YefM family antitoxin translates to MANWAVAEAKAKFSELIEMAQARGAQEITRHGKLVGVLVSPEDWKKAKHTPTGNARTMSDFFKNSPLAGSGLDLKRSRTKARKVEL, encoded by the coding sequence ATGGCGAACTGGGCAGTGGCAGAGGCGAAGGCAAAGTTCAGCGAATTAATTGAGATGGCGCAAGCGCGGGGTGCGCAAGAGATTACGCGCCACGGCAAACTCGTCGGTGTGCTTGTGTCCCCTGAGGATTGGAAGAAGGCGAAGCACACCCCGACGGGGAACGCCCGAACCATGTCCGACTTCTTCAAGAACTCCCCGCTGGCAGGCTCCGGCCTTGATCTGAAGCGGTCCCGCACCAAGGCCAGGAAGGTTGAGCTTTGA